A genomic window from Denticeps clupeoides chromosome 11, fDenClu1.1, whole genome shotgun sequence includes:
- the slc4a4a gene encoding solute carrier family 4 member 4a isoform X5: MSGHQRNKMEDEAVLDRGASFLKHVCDEEEVEGHHTFYIGVHVPKSYRRRRRHRRRASHKDRKEKVTENASDKSDTENAEEAGGSILKPLVSPAAERIRFILGEDDDGPAPPQLFTELDELLSVDGQEMEWKETARWIKFEEKVEKGGERWSKPHVATLSLHSLFELRTCIEKGTIMLDLEASTLPQVVELITDSQIEGGQLKPELKDKVMYTLLRKHRHQTKKSNLRSLADIGKTVSSASRLFSNMDNARSPLENSVPCLSARASEEELAVHGSPSAGWLSSPTTVHRNLASSSMNDISDKPEKDQLKNKFMKKLPRDAEASNVLVGEVDFLDAPFVAFIRLQQAVMLGALTEVPVPTRFLFILLGPKGKAKSYHEIGRAIATLMSDEVFHDIAYKAKDRQDLLAGIDEFLDEVIVLPPGEWDPTIRIEPPKSLPSSDKRKNMYAGGDNTQMNGDTPHEGGHGGGGHAVGDELKKTGRFCGGLVLDIKRKAPFFASDFYDALNIQSLSAILFIYLGTVTNAITFGGLLGDATENMQGVLESFLGTAVTGAIFCLLAGQPLTILSSTGPVLVFERLLFNFSRDNSLDYLEFRLWIGLWSAFFCLVLVATDASFLVQYFTRFTEEGFSSLISFIFIYDAFKKMLKLAHHYPINSHFKMEYVTQFDCMCMGPTIDNSSGLYGDALDANTLWSYNFTDLPMNTTWSSLTRSDCLKYSGELVGKACDYVPDITLMSFILFFGTYTCSMGLKKFKTSPFFPTTVRKLVSDFAIILAILIFCGVDALVGVDTPKLLVPSEFKPTSPHRGWFVPPFGGNPWWVYLASALPALLVTILVFMDQQITAVIVNRKEHKLKKGAGYHLDLFWVAVLLAVCSFSGLPWYVAATVISIAHIDSLKMETETSAPGEQPKFLGVREQRMTGVVVFILTGLSVFMSPILKFIPMPVLYGVFLYMGVASLNGVQFMDRLKLLLMPAKHQPDLVYLRHVPLRKVHLFTFIQLLCLALLWILKSTVAAIIFPVMILALVAVRKAMDYVFSQHDLSFLDDVIPEKDKKKREDEKKKKKKKRGSIDSDIDDEKSPHHSFSDTRHVEEPYYYQGNSAASTPERRPLNVPQIRIDMDPDDDDDDADGYFWRSRGTETTL; this comes from the exons TCTCGCCTGCGGCCGAGAGGATCCGCTTCATCCTGGGAGAAGATGACGACGGCCCGGCGCCCCCGCAGCTCTTCACCGAGCTGGACGAGCTGCTGTCGGTGGACGGCCAGGAGATGGAGTGGAAGGAGACGGCCAG GTGGATCAAGTTTgaggagaaggtggagaaggGTGGTGAGAGGTGGAGCAAACCCCACGTGGCCACGCTGTCCCTCCACAGCCTGTTCGAGCTGCGCACCTGCATCGAGAAGGGGACCATCATGCTGGACTTGGAGGCATCGACGCTGCCACAGGTGGTCG AGCTGATTACGGACAGTCAGATAGAAGGTGGCCAGCTGAAGCCAGAGCTGAAGGACAAGGTCATGTACACCCTGCTGAGGAAGCACCGCCACCAGACCAAGAAGTCCAACCTGCGCTCCTTGGCTGATATCGGCAAGACCGTGTCCAGTGCAAGTAGGCTGTTTTCCAACATGGATAATG CACGTAGTCCGCTCGAAAACTCAGTGCCGTGTCTGTCCGCGCGCGCCTCCGAGGAGGAGCTGGCCGTTCACGGGAGCCCGAGCGCGGGATGGCTTA GCAGCCCAACCACAGTGCACCGTAACCTGGCGTCCAGCAGCATGAACGACATCTCCGACAAGCCAGAGAAGGACCAG CTGAAGAATAAGTTCATGAAGAAGTTGCCGAGAGACGCCGAGGCCTCCAATGTCCTGGTCGGGGAGGTGGACTTCCTGGACGCTCCGTTTGTGGCTTTCATCCGACTGCAGCAGGCGGTCATGCTGGGCGCTTTGACTGAAGTTCCCGTCCCAACACG GTTTTTGTTCATCCTCCTTGGTCCTAAGGGCAAAGCGAAATCGTACCATGAGATTGGAAGAGCGATCGCCACGCTGATGTCTGACGAG GTCTTCCATGACATTGCGTACAAAGCCAAGGACAGGCAGGACCTGCTGGCCGGCATCGATGAGTTCCTTGACGAAGTTATAGTCCTTCCGCCTGGGGAGTGGGACCCAACCATCCGGATTGAGCCTCCGAAGTCCCTGCCGTCCTCAGATAAAAG gaAGAACATGTACGCTGGAGGGGACAACACACAGATGAATGGCGACACTCCTCACGAGGGTGGTCACGGTGGCGGGGGTCACGCGGTGGGTGATGAGCTGAAGAAGACAGGGAG GTTCTGCGGCGGCCTTGTTCTTGACATCAAGAGAAAAGCGCCGTTCTTTGCCAGCGATTTCTACGATGCACTGAACATCCAGTCCCTGTCGGCCATTTTATTCATCTATCTCGGAACGGTGACCAACGCCATCACTTTCGGGGGGCTTCTGGGGGATGCCACCGAAAACATGCAG GGTGTGTTGGAGAGTTTCCTGGGCACGGCCGTGACCGGTGCCATCTTCTGCCTGCTGGCTGGTCAGCCCCTCACCATCCTCAGCAGCACGGGTCCGGTGCTGGTGTTCGAGAGGCTCCTCTTCAACTTCAGCAG GGACAACTCTCTGGACTACCTGGAGTTTCGGTTGTGGATTGGCTTGTGGTCGGCCTTCTTCTGCCTTGTGCTGGTGGCGACAGATGCCAGCTTCCTGGTGCAGTACTTCACCCGCTTCACCGAGGAAGGCTTCTCGTCCCTCATCAGCTTCATCTTCATCTACGACGCCTTCAAGAAGATGCTGAAGTTGGCGCACCACTACCCAATCAACTCACACTTCAAGATGGAATACGTCACACAGTTCGACTGCATGTGCATGGGTCCCACCATAG ACAACAGCTCAGGACTCTATGGCGATGCGCTGGATGCAAACACGCTCTGGTCCTACAACTTCACTGATCTA CCCATGAACACCACGTGGTCGTCCCTGACGCGCTCTGACTGCCTGAAGTACAGCGGCGAGTTGGTGGGGAAGGCGTGCGACTACGTCCCCGACATCACCCTCATGTCCTTCATCCTGTTCTTCGGCACATACACCTGCTCCATGGGCCTCAAGAAGTTCAAGACGAGCCCGTTCTTCCCGACCACA gtcaggaagctggtgagtGATTTCGCCATCATCCTGGCCATCCTCATCTTCTGTGGAGTGGATGCTCTGGTGGGAGTGGACACCCCGAAGCTCTTGGTGCCAAGTGAATTCAAG CCCACAAGCCCCCACAGGGGCTGGTTCGTGCCGCCATTCGGGGGGAACCCCTGGTGGGTGTACCTGGCCTCGGCGCTGCCCGCGCTGCTCGTCACCATCCTGGTCTTCATGGACCAGCAGATCACTGCCGTCATCGTCAACCGCAAGGAGCACAAACTCAAG AAAGGAGCGGGGTACCACCTTGACCTTTTCTGGGTGGCTGTCCTATTGGCTGTGTGCTCCTTCTCGGGCCTGCCGTGGTACGTAGCTGCCACGGTCATCTCCATCGCACACATCGACAGTCTCAAGATGGAGACGGAGACGtcagcacccggggagcagcccAAATTCCTGGGCGTGAG GGAGCAGAGGATGACTGGCGTAGTGGTCTTTATTCTGACTGGCTTGTCCGTCTTCATGTCGCCAATCCTGAAG TTCATCCCAATGCCTGTACTGTATGGAGTCTTCCTGTACATGGGTGTGGCTTCCTTGAATGGCGTCCAG TTCATGGACCGCCTCAAGCTGCTCTTGATGCCAGCGAAGCACCAGCCAGACCTGGTCTACCTTCGCCATGTCCCTCTGCGCAAGGTGCACCTCTTCACCTTCATCCAGCTCCTCTGCCTGGCACTGCTCTGGATCCTGAAGTCCACAGTGGCAGCCATTATCTTCCCCGTCATG ATCCTTGCGCTGGTGGCCGTCAGGAAGGCGATGGACTACGTCTTCTCCCAGCATGACCTCAGCTTCCTGGATGACGTCATCCCAGAGAAGGACaagaaaaagagggaggacgagaagaagaagaaaaagaagaaacggGGGAGTATTGACAGCGACATCGATGAT GAGAAAAGTCCCCATCATTCCTTCAGCGACACACGTCATGTTGAGGAGCCGTACTACTACCAGGGCAACTCAGCGgccag CACTCCTGAGAGGCGGCCTTTAAATGTGCCTCAGATTAGAATAGACATGGACCCAGATGACGACGATGACGACGCCGACGGATACTTCTGGAGAAGCAGGGGCACTGAGACGACTCTTTAG
- the slc4a4a gene encoding solute carrier family 4 member 4a isoform X6, with amino-acid sequence MEDEAVLDRGASFLKHVCDEEEVEGHHTFYIGVHVPKSYRRRRRHRRRASHKDRKEKVTENASDKSDTENAEEAGGSILKPLVSPAAERIRFILGEDDDGPAPPQLFTELDELLSVDGQEMEWKETARWIKFEEKVEKGGERWSKPHVATLSLHSLFELRTCIEKGTIMLDLEASTLPQVVELITDSQIEGGQLKPELKDKVMYTLLRKHRHQTKKSNLRSLADIGKTVSSASRLFSNMDNARSPLENSVPCLSARASEEELAVHGSPSAGWLSSPTTVHRNLASSSMNDISDKPEKDQLKNKFMKKLPRDAEASNVLVGEVDFLDAPFVAFIRLQQAVMLGALTEVPVPTRFLFILLGPKGKAKSYHEIGRAIATLMSDEVFHDIAYKAKDRQDLLAGIDEFLDEVIVLPPGEWDPTIRIEPPKSLPSSDKRKNMYAGGDNTQMNGDTPHEGGHGGGGHAVGDELKKTGRFCGGLVLDIKRKAPFFASDFYDALNIQSLSAILFIYLGTVTNAITFGGLLGDATENMQGVLESFLGTAVTGAIFCLLAGQPLTILSSTGPVLVFERLLFNFSRDNSLDYLEFRLWIGLWSAFFCLVLVATDASFLVQYFTRFTEEGFSSLISFIFIYDAFKKMLKLAHHYPINSHFKMEYVTQFDCMCMGPTIDNSSGLYGDALDANTLWSYNFTDLPMNTTWSSLTRSDCLKYSGELVGKACDYVPDITLMSFILFFGTYTCSMGLKKFKTSPFFPTTVRKLVSDFAIILAILIFCGVDALVGVDTPKLLVPSEFKPTSPHRGWFVPPFGGNPWWVYLASALPALLVTILVFMDQQITAVIVNRKEHKLKKGAGYHLDLFWVAVLLAVCSFSGLPWYVAATVISIAHIDSLKMETETSAPGEQPKFLGVREQRMTGVVVFILTGLSVFMSPILKFIPMPVLYGVFLYMGVASLNGVQFMDRLKLLLMPAKHQPDLVYLRHVPLRKVHLFTFIQLLCLALLWILKSTVAAIIFPVMILALVAVRKAMDYVFSQHDLSFLDDVIPEKDKKKREDEKKKKKKKRGSIDSDIDDEKSPHHSFSDTRHVEEPYYYQGNSAASTPERRPLNVPQIRIDMDPDDDDDDADGYFWRSRGTETTL; translated from the exons TCTCGCCTGCGGCCGAGAGGATCCGCTTCATCCTGGGAGAAGATGACGACGGCCCGGCGCCCCCGCAGCTCTTCACCGAGCTGGACGAGCTGCTGTCGGTGGACGGCCAGGAGATGGAGTGGAAGGAGACGGCCAG GTGGATCAAGTTTgaggagaaggtggagaaggGTGGTGAGAGGTGGAGCAAACCCCACGTGGCCACGCTGTCCCTCCACAGCCTGTTCGAGCTGCGCACCTGCATCGAGAAGGGGACCATCATGCTGGACTTGGAGGCATCGACGCTGCCACAGGTGGTCG AGCTGATTACGGACAGTCAGATAGAAGGTGGCCAGCTGAAGCCAGAGCTGAAGGACAAGGTCATGTACACCCTGCTGAGGAAGCACCGCCACCAGACCAAGAAGTCCAACCTGCGCTCCTTGGCTGATATCGGCAAGACCGTGTCCAGTGCAAGTAGGCTGTTTTCCAACATGGATAATG CACGTAGTCCGCTCGAAAACTCAGTGCCGTGTCTGTCCGCGCGCGCCTCCGAGGAGGAGCTGGCCGTTCACGGGAGCCCGAGCGCGGGATGGCTTA GCAGCCCAACCACAGTGCACCGTAACCTGGCGTCCAGCAGCATGAACGACATCTCCGACAAGCCAGAGAAGGACCAG CTGAAGAATAAGTTCATGAAGAAGTTGCCGAGAGACGCCGAGGCCTCCAATGTCCTGGTCGGGGAGGTGGACTTCCTGGACGCTCCGTTTGTGGCTTTCATCCGACTGCAGCAGGCGGTCATGCTGGGCGCTTTGACTGAAGTTCCCGTCCCAACACG GTTTTTGTTCATCCTCCTTGGTCCTAAGGGCAAAGCGAAATCGTACCATGAGATTGGAAGAGCGATCGCCACGCTGATGTCTGACGAG GTCTTCCATGACATTGCGTACAAAGCCAAGGACAGGCAGGACCTGCTGGCCGGCATCGATGAGTTCCTTGACGAAGTTATAGTCCTTCCGCCTGGGGAGTGGGACCCAACCATCCGGATTGAGCCTCCGAAGTCCCTGCCGTCCTCAGATAAAAG gaAGAACATGTACGCTGGAGGGGACAACACACAGATGAATGGCGACACTCCTCACGAGGGTGGTCACGGTGGCGGGGGTCACGCGGTGGGTGATGAGCTGAAGAAGACAGGGAG GTTCTGCGGCGGCCTTGTTCTTGACATCAAGAGAAAAGCGCCGTTCTTTGCCAGCGATTTCTACGATGCACTGAACATCCAGTCCCTGTCGGCCATTTTATTCATCTATCTCGGAACGGTGACCAACGCCATCACTTTCGGGGGGCTTCTGGGGGATGCCACCGAAAACATGCAG GGTGTGTTGGAGAGTTTCCTGGGCACGGCCGTGACCGGTGCCATCTTCTGCCTGCTGGCTGGTCAGCCCCTCACCATCCTCAGCAGCACGGGTCCGGTGCTGGTGTTCGAGAGGCTCCTCTTCAACTTCAGCAG GGACAACTCTCTGGACTACCTGGAGTTTCGGTTGTGGATTGGCTTGTGGTCGGCCTTCTTCTGCCTTGTGCTGGTGGCGACAGATGCCAGCTTCCTGGTGCAGTACTTCACCCGCTTCACCGAGGAAGGCTTCTCGTCCCTCATCAGCTTCATCTTCATCTACGACGCCTTCAAGAAGATGCTGAAGTTGGCGCACCACTACCCAATCAACTCACACTTCAAGATGGAATACGTCACACAGTTCGACTGCATGTGCATGGGTCCCACCATAG ACAACAGCTCAGGACTCTATGGCGATGCGCTGGATGCAAACACGCTCTGGTCCTACAACTTCACTGATCTA CCCATGAACACCACGTGGTCGTCCCTGACGCGCTCTGACTGCCTGAAGTACAGCGGCGAGTTGGTGGGGAAGGCGTGCGACTACGTCCCCGACATCACCCTCATGTCCTTCATCCTGTTCTTCGGCACATACACCTGCTCCATGGGCCTCAAGAAGTTCAAGACGAGCCCGTTCTTCCCGACCACA gtcaggaagctggtgagtGATTTCGCCATCATCCTGGCCATCCTCATCTTCTGTGGAGTGGATGCTCTGGTGGGAGTGGACACCCCGAAGCTCTTGGTGCCAAGTGAATTCAAG CCCACAAGCCCCCACAGGGGCTGGTTCGTGCCGCCATTCGGGGGGAACCCCTGGTGGGTGTACCTGGCCTCGGCGCTGCCCGCGCTGCTCGTCACCATCCTGGTCTTCATGGACCAGCAGATCACTGCCGTCATCGTCAACCGCAAGGAGCACAAACTCAAG AAAGGAGCGGGGTACCACCTTGACCTTTTCTGGGTGGCTGTCCTATTGGCTGTGTGCTCCTTCTCGGGCCTGCCGTGGTACGTAGCTGCCACGGTCATCTCCATCGCACACATCGACAGTCTCAAGATGGAGACGGAGACGtcagcacccggggagcagcccAAATTCCTGGGCGTGAG GGAGCAGAGGATGACTGGCGTAGTGGTCTTTATTCTGACTGGCTTGTCCGTCTTCATGTCGCCAATCCTGAAG TTCATCCCAATGCCTGTACTGTATGGAGTCTTCCTGTACATGGGTGTGGCTTCCTTGAATGGCGTCCAG TTCATGGACCGCCTCAAGCTGCTCTTGATGCCAGCGAAGCACCAGCCAGACCTGGTCTACCTTCGCCATGTCCCTCTGCGCAAGGTGCACCTCTTCACCTTCATCCAGCTCCTCTGCCTGGCACTGCTCTGGATCCTGAAGTCCACAGTGGCAGCCATTATCTTCCCCGTCATG ATCCTTGCGCTGGTGGCCGTCAGGAAGGCGATGGACTACGTCTTCTCCCAGCATGACCTCAGCTTCCTGGATGACGTCATCCCAGAGAAGGACaagaaaaagagggaggacgagaagaagaagaaaaagaagaaacggGGGAGTATTGACAGCGACATCGATGAT GAGAAAAGTCCCCATCATTCCTTCAGCGACACACGTCATGTTGAGGAGCCGTACTACTACCAGGGCAACTCAGCGgccag CACTCCTGAGAGGCGGCCTTTAAATGTGCCTCAGATTAGAATAGACATGGACCCAGATGACGACGATGACGACGCCGACGGATACTTCTGGAGAAGCAGGGGCACTGAGACGACTCTTTAG
- the gc gene encoding vitamin D-binding protein: MALYSQRFHLIYCKRYEKEKVCQELQAIGQQKFRELFTALYSQKFPNSSMTEVTCLMDETVRLAERCCTKDASDDCYDKGATEISERSCQTDSPFPKHPGIGECCAKEGQERKLCLALLSYADEELPSLLEPSNEEICIQYRQDAGGYSTRFVYEFARRHRSLPVGFVLNATNIQLQMVEKCCSPSTSKTCFFNEHFDMSYLLTGYIGSLLKTSFEKSQSLAKIFQEALSKCCLQPSPECIIQKFTRFQNILCNETSPASISKDFQACCIKAPLETLFCMENLKRQPHQLPGGQQLSSAICEKGDAIERYLFMIGANQTSASVPVVSTVLEHIRTEVTGCCSGTDTNSCLMQKEDDVRTLTALLSKTDSYCAHYFRMDFPAFKTLIQGHAKGEQAKKAARVEALLDLSSTCCFQHSPALRCQKLTQTLISHETGTGV, encoded by the exons tactcTCAGAGGTTTCACCTGATTTACT GCAAGCGCTATGAAAAGGAGAAGGTCTGTCAAGAGCTGCAAGCGATTGGGCAGCAGAAGTTCAGAGAGCT ctTCACAGCTCTATACAGCCAGAAATTCCCCAATAGTTCAATGACAGAGGTGACATGCCTGATGGACGAAACAGTGAGACTGGCTGAGAGATGCTGTACCAAAGACGCCAGCGATGACTGCTATGATAAAGGG GCCACGGAAATTTCCGAAAGGTCATGCCAGACCGACTCCCCATTCCCAAAGCACCCGGGAATTGGTGAGTGCTGCGCTAAAGAGGGCCAGGAGAGGAAGCTGTGCCTGGCCTTGCTGAGCTACGCCGACGAAGAGCTGCCCTCCCTCTTGGAGCCGTCCAATGAGGAGATCTGCATACAGTACCGGCAGGATGCCGGTGGCTACTCCACCAG GTTTGTTTATGAGTTTGCCCGCAGGCACAGGAGCCTCCCCGTGGGCTTTGTGCTCAACGCCACCAACATCCAGCTGCAGATGGTGGAGAAGTGCTGCAGTCCGTCCACCTCAAAGACCTGCTTCTTCAATGAA CACTTTGACATGTCATACCT TTTAACAGGGTACATTGGGAGTCTCCTGAAAACCTCCTTCGAAAAATCACAGTCCCTGGCGAAAATCTTCCAGGAGGCACTTTCAAAGTGCTGCTTGCAGCCAAGCCCTGAATGCATCATTCAGAAG TTCACCAGATTCCAGAATATCCTCTGCAATGAAACCAGTCCAGCATCCATATCCAAAGACTTCCAGGCGTGTTGCATCAAGGCTCCACTGGAAACCCTCTTCTGCATGGAGAACTTGAAGAGGCAACCTCACCAGCTTCCAGGCGGCCAGCAGCTGTCCAGTGCTATCTGTGAGAAGGGGGATGCGATTGAAAG aTATCTGTTCATGATTGGAGCCAATCAAACATCAGCCTCTGTCCCAGTGGTCAGCACTGTTCTGGAGCACATCAGGACCGAGGTGACTGGATGTTGCAGCGGCACAGACACCAACTCCTGCCTGATGCAGAAG GAGGACGACGTGAGGACATTGACTGCGCTGTTGTCCAAAACGGACAGCTACTGTGCGCACtacttcagaatggacttcccTGCTTTCAAGACCTT gaTCCAGGGTCACGCCAAAGGTGAGCAGGCGAAGAAAGCCGCCAGGGTGGAGGCGCTGCTGGACCTGTCCTCCACCTGCTGCTTCCAGCACTCGCCTGCTCTTCGCTGCCAAAAGCTG ACTCAAACCCTGATTTCACACGAGACCGGGACGGGTGTGTAG